The proteins below are encoded in one region of Streptomyces cyanogenus:
- a CDS encoding carboxymuconolactone decarboxylase family protein, whose product MDARLNLHTNPFAGKLFKHFNAAGKVLAESTLPAATQELVKLRASQINGCGFCTDMHTKDALHHGETQTRLNLVAAWREATVFSDAERAALELTEQGTRIADAAGGVPDEVWANAAKHYDEDQLAALVALIALINAYNRANVIVQQPAGDYVPGMFG is encoded by the coding sequence GGACGCTCGGCTCAACCTTCACACCAACCCCTTCGCCGGCAAGCTGTTCAAGCACTTCAACGCGGCCGGGAAGGTGCTCGCGGAGTCCACGCTGCCCGCGGCCACGCAGGAGCTGGTGAAGCTCCGGGCCAGTCAGATCAACGGGTGCGGGTTCTGCACCGACATGCACACCAAGGACGCCCTGCACCACGGGGAGACGCAGACCCGGCTGAACCTGGTCGCCGCCTGGCGGGAGGCCACCGTGTTCAGTGACGCCGAGCGGGCCGCGCTGGAGCTGACGGAGCAGGGGACCCGGATCGCCGACGCGGCCGGCGGGGTGCCGGACGAGGTCTGGGCGAACGCCGCCAAGCACTACGACGAGGACCAGCTCGCCGCCCTGGTCGCCCTCATCGCGCTGATCAACGCGTACAACCGCGCGAACGTCATCGTCCAGCAGCCCGCCGGCGACTACGTGCCCGGCATGTTCGGCTGA
- a CDS encoding DUF2000 domain-containing protein — translation MNTNAEPTTEPSAGPGAAPARFDTKIAVLLREDLEPWQRLNVTAFLVSGLGTTAPEVIGAPYEDADGVPYLPMFRQPVLVFEGTKETLRAAHGRALARVLPRAVFTADLFATGHDRDNRAAVRAVPTAGLDLVGLAVYGPRNGVDKVLKGARMHP, via the coding sequence ATGAACACGAACGCCGAACCGACCACCGAGCCGAGCGCCGGCCCGGGTGCCGCCCCCGCCCGCTTCGACACGAAGATCGCCGTCCTGCTGCGCGAGGACCTGGAGCCCTGGCAGCGGCTGAACGTGACCGCGTTCCTGGTCAGCGGCCTGGGCACCACGGCCCCCGAGGTGATCGGCGCCCCGTACGAGGACGCGGACGGAGTGCCGTACCTGCCCATGTTCCGCCAGCCGGTACTGGTCTTCGAGGGCACGAAGGAGACCCTGAGGGCGGCCCACGGCAGGGCACTGGCCCGCGTCCTGCCGCGCGCGGTGTTCACGGCGGACCTGTTCGCCACGGGTCACGACCGCGACAACCGCGCGGCCGTCCGCGCCGTCCCGACGGCCGGCCTGGACCTGGTGGGCCTGGCGGTGTACGGCCCCCGGAACGGCGTGGACAAGGTGCTGAAGGGGGCGCGGATGCACCCGTGA
- a CDS encoding helix-turn-helix transcriptional regulator — translation MAAGQEVTAWRPRVPGVTEVFHARFTEYAYPMHVHDAWTLLIVDDGAVRYDLDRHEHGTPHDTVSLLPPHVPHNGSPATPGGFRKRVVYLDGSRLGEEFIGPAVDSPDLRDPVLRRRVGQLHSALARPGDELEAESRLTLVAERLRDHLRRRPRQRRLVDPVLAGELRELLDARVVEGISLEEAGRLLHAHPAHLVRAFSGAYGIAPHQYLMSRRVGRARRLLLDGLPPGEAAPAAGFYDQAHLTRHFKKLVGVTPGRYRGGTRRAS, via the coding sequence ATGGCCGCCGGGCAGGAAGTCACCGCGTGGCGTCCCCGGGTCCCGGGCGTCACCGAGGTCTTCCACGCCCGCTTCACCGAGTACGCCTATCCGATGCACGTCCACGACGCCTGGACGCTGCTGATCGTGGACGATGGGGCCGTACGGTACGACCTCGACCGGCACGAGCACGGCACCCCGCACGACACCGTGTCGCTGCTGCCGCCGCACGTGCCGCACAACGGGTCGCCGGCCACGCCGGGGGGCTTCCGGAAGCGGGTGGTCTACCTGGACGGCAGCCGGCTCGGGGAGGAGTTCATCGGGCCGGCCGTGGACTCCCCCGATCTGCGGGACCCCGTACTCCGGCGGCGCGTCGGGCAGTTGCACTCCGCCCTCGCCCGGCCCGGCGACGAACTGGAGGCGGAGAGCAGGCTGACCCTCGTCGCGGAGCGGCTGCGGGACCACCTGCGCCGGCGGCCCCGGCAGCGACGGCTCGTGGATCCCGTACTCGCCGGTGAGCTACGGGAGTTGCTGGACGCGCGGGTCGTCGAGGGGATCTCGCTGGAGGAGGCGGGCCGGCTGCTGCACGCCCACCCGGCGCATCTCGTCCGGGCGTTCAGCGGCGCGTACGGCATCGCCCCGCACCAGTACCTGATGTCCCGGCGGGTCGGGCGGGCCCGGCGGCTGCTGCTCGACGGGCTCCCGCCGGGCGAAGCGGCCCCGGCGGCCGGGTTCTACGACCAGGCTCATCTCACCCGGCACTTCAAGAAGTTGGTCGGGGTGACGCCGGGGCGCTATCGGGGCGGTACGCGCCGGGCCTCGTAG
- a CDS encoding YbjN domain-containing protein: protein MGDVEKAGQVLEGVFKDAELEWENPEPGNYVVRLPGSKKLSTTVSFLVGRHSLSLNAFVIRHPDENETGVHRWLLERNLKLYGVSYAVDRHGDVYVTSRLPLASVTPEEVDRLLGQVLEAADGAFNTLLELGFASSIRKEYAWRVSRGESTRNLEAFRHLIDRPAD from the coding sequence ATGGGTGACGTGGAGAAGGCCGGGCAGGTCCTGGAGGGCGTCTTCAAGGACGCGGAACTGGAGTGGGAGAACCCCGAGCCCGGGAACTACGTGGTCAGGCTCCCCGGCAGCAAGAAGCTGTCCACCACGGTGTCCTTCCTCGTCGGCCGCCACTCGCTGTCGCTGAACGCCTTCGTCATCCGCCACCCCGACGAGAACGAGACCGGCGTCCACCGCTGGCTGCTGGAGCGCAACCTCAAGCTGTACGGCGTGAGTTACGCCGTCGACCGCCACGGCGACGTCTACGTCACCTCCCGGCTGCCCCTCGCCTCCGTCACCCCGGAGGAGGTCGACCGCCTCCTGGGCCAGGTCCTGGAAGCGGCCGACGGCGCTTTCAACACTCTGCTGGAGCTGGGCTTCGCCTCCTCCATCCGCAAGGAGTACGCCTGGCGGGTCTCGCGCGGCGAGTCCACGCGGAACCTGGAGGCGTTCAGGCACCTGATCGACCGCCCGGCGGACTGA
- the mshA gene encoding D-inositol-3-phosphate glycosyltransferase: protein MSQYVSRLGRRSPSAGARLRLHRRPRRVAMLSVHTSPLHQPGTGDAGGMNVYIVELAQRLAAINIEVEIFTRATAGGLPPSVELAPGVLVRHVDAGPYEGLAKEDLPAQLCAFTHGVMQAWAGHRPGHYDLVHSHYWLSGHVGWLAAQRWGVPLVHAMHTMAKVKNANLADGDTPEPAARVIGETQIVAAADRLIANTAEEADELVRHYAADPAKVAVVHPGVNLDRFRTADGRAAARARLGLPQDALIPLFAGRIQPLKAPDVLLRAVAVLLDERPDLRSRILVPVVGGPSGSGLTKPEGLQKLAARLGIADVVRFRPPVGQEQLADWFRAASVLVMPSYSESFGLVAVEAQAAGTPVLAASVGGLPVAVRDGETGFLVEGHDPADYARVLRRFADQPDLAPRMGEAAARHARSFGWDTAAAATADVYTAATQSHRRRVRSHHG, encoded by the coding sequence GTGAGCCAGTACGTCAGCAGGCTCGGGCGACGCTCCCCGTCGGCCGGCGCGCGGCTCAGGCTGCACCGCAGGCCCCGCCGGGTGGCCATGCTCTCCGTGCACACCTCCCCGCTCCACCAGCCCGGCACCGGCGACGCCGGCGGCATGAACGTCTACATCGTGGAGCTGGCCCAGCGGCTGGCCGCGATCAACATCGAGGTCGAGATCTTCACCCGGGCCACGGCCGGCGGCCTTCCCCCCTCGGTCGAGCTGGCCCCCGGCGTCCTCGTCCGGCACGTCGACGCGGGCCCCTACGAGGGCCTGGCCAAGGAGGACCTCCCCGCCCAGCTGTGCGCCTTCACGCACGGCGTCATGCAGGCGTGGGCCGGCCACCGCCCCGGCCACTACGACCTCGTCCACTCGCACTACTGGCTCTCCGGCCACGTCGGCTGGCTCGCCGCCCAGCGCTGGGGCGTGCCCCTGGTGCACGCCATGCACACCATGGCCAAGGTCAAGAACGCCAACCTGGCCGACGGCGACACCCCCGAGCCCGCCGCCCGCGTCATCGGCGAGACCCAGATAGTGGCCGCCGCCGACCGGCTCATCGCCAACACCGCCGAGGAGGCCGACGAGCTGGTACGGCACTACGCGGCCGACCCCGCCAAGGTCGCCGTGGTCCACCCCGGCGTCAACCTCGACCGCTTCCGCACCGCCGACGGCCGGGCCGCCGCCCGGGCCCGCCTCGGCCTCCCGCAGGACGCCCTGATCCCGCTCTTCGCGGGCCGCATACAGCCCCTGAAGGCGCCGGACGTCCTGCTGCGCGCCGTGGCGGTCCTGCTGGACGAGCGCCCCGACCTGCGCTCCCGCATCCTCGTCCCGGTCGTCGGCGGCCCCAGCGGCAGCGGGCTCACCAAGCCGGAGGGCCTGCAGAAGCTCGCGGCCCGGCTGGGCATCGCCGACGTCGTACGGTTCCGCCCGCCGGTCGGCCAGGAGCAGCTGGCGGACTGGTTCCGGGCCGCGTCCGTGCTGGTCATGCCGTCGTACAGCGAGTCCTTCGGCCTGGTCGCGGTCGAGGCGCAGGCGGCCGGCACCCCGGTCCTCGCGGCCTCCGTCGGCGGTCTGCCGGTGGCCGTGCGCGACGGTGAGACCGGCTTCCTCGTCGAGGGCCACGATCCGGCCGACTACGCGCGCGTGCTGCGCCGTTTCGCCGACCAGCCGGACCTCGCCCCGCGCATGGGCGAGGCCGCGGCCCGGCACGCCCGGTCGTTCGGCTGGGACACGGCCGCCGCCGCCACCGCCGACGTCTACACGGCCGCGACCCAGTCCCACCGCCGTCGCGTACGCTCCCACCATGGGTGA
- a CDS encoding class I SAM-dependent methyltransferase codes for MAARTTSLPHSRLRSSKGTAVVGTVTRGTTNPNRLRRMDRWIAAVHGAALRRASDPVAVDLGYGAAPWTAVELLTRLRAAAPRARVVGIEIEPARVAAARPYAREGLVFRHGGFEVPIPERPLLIRAANVLRQYDEDEVAAVWRQLCGRLAPGGLLVEGTCDEIGRRHVWVALGPEGPRTVTFATRLGSLDRPSDLAERLPKALIHRNVPGEPVHAFLRDFDRAWAAAAPYAAYGARQRWMRAVRDLTADWPVADSPARWRQGEVTVDWGALAPRGGQSPN; via the coding sequence ATGGCAGCCCGCACCACCTCCCTCCCCCACTCTCGGCTTCGTTCGAGCAAGGGGACCGCCGTCGTGGGGACGGTGACGCGCGGGACGACCAACCCCAACCGGCTGCGCCGCATGGACCGCTGGATCGCGGCCGTGCACGGCGCGGCGCTGCGGCGCGCGAGCGATCCGGTGGCCGTCGACCTGGGCTACGGCGCCGCGCCCTGGACCGCCGTGGAACTGCTGACCCGGCTCCGCGCGGCAGCGCCCCGCGCGCGTGTGGTGGGCATCGAGATCGAACCCGCCCGGGTCGCCGCGGCCCGGCCGTACGCCCGCGAGGGCCTGGTCTTCCGGCACGGCGGCTTCGAGGTGCCCATCCCCGAGCGGCCGCTGCTGATCCGCGCGGCGAACGTCCTGCGCCAGTACGACGAGGACGAGGTCGCCGCGGTGTGGCGGCAGCTGTGCGGGCGGCTCGCGCCGGGCGGGCTGCTGGTGGAGGGGACCTGCGACGAGATCGGGCGGCGGCACGTGTGGGTGGCGCTCGGCCCCGAGGGCCCGCGCACGGTCACCTTCGCCACCCGTCTCGGCTCCCTGGACCGCCCCTCCGACCTCGCCGAACGCCTGCCGAAGGCGCTGATCCACCGCAACGTCCCGGGTGAGCCGGTACACGCCTTCCTCCGCGACTTCGACCGCGCCTGGGCCGCCGCCGCGCCGTACGCGGCCTACGGCGCCCGGCAGCGCTGGATGCGCGCGGTACGGGACCTGACGGCCGACTGGCCGGTGGCGGATTCCCCGGCCCGCTGGCGGCAGGGCGAAGTGACGGTGGACTGGGGCGCGTTGGCACCCCGAGGCGGACAGAGCCCGAACTGA
- a CDS encoding C40 family peptidase — MRSGKRGLLTAALTVVCAVTVLAAPGTAFASVAPAPTQKAAPTPPATPAPTPTPAPDKGLEEVRQKLDRLYHDAAVATDAYNAAEEKAKKQSAEIVALAKKIVEGRQKLEKLKDQAGAAARDQYRTGGLSSTAQFLLSDDPGRFLDDAGRVLQGQQAAKKLMEEKARTQRELQQYADDASDRWQKLEANRKAKAAAKKRVEKQIDAAEELQSRLEKKEKERLAQLEQEAADKAQTAWLDTGVLKDVHGKASAQGEKAVRYATEQLGKPYVWGAEGPDSFDCSGLTSQAWATAGHPVPRTSQEQWRQLKRVDVKDMRPGDLVIYFSDASHVGMYIGDGAIIHAPRPGRTVTITGAGSMPILGVVRPDA; from the coding sequence ATGCGTTCGGGCAAGCGCGGCCTGCTCACGGCCGCCCTGACCGTGGTCTGCGCGGTGACCGTCCTCGCGGCGCCCGGCACGGCGTTCGCCTCCGTCGCGCCCGCCCCCACGCAGAAGGCGGCCCCCACACCGCCGGCGACTCCCGCACCGACGCCGACTCCGGCGCCGGACAAGGGCCTTGAGGAGGTCCGGCAGAAGCTGGACCGGCTCTACCACGACGCGGCCGTGGCCACCGACGCCTACAACGCGGCCGAGGAGAAGGCGAAGAAGCAGTCCGCCGAGATCGTGGCGCTGGCGAAGAAGATCGTCGAGGGCCGGCAGAAGCTGGAGAAGCTCAAGGACCAGGCGGGTGCCGCGGCCCGCGACCAGTACCGCACCGGCGGCCTGTCCTCCACCGCCCAGTTCCTGCTGAGCGACGACCCGGGCCGGTTCCTCGACGACGCGGGCCGGGTGCTCCAGGGCCAGCAGGCGGCGAAGAAGCTGATGGAGGAGAAGGCCCGCACCCAGCGGGAGTTGCAGCAGTACGCCGACGACGCCTCCGACCGGTGGCAGAAGCTGGAAGCCAACCGCAAGGCCAAGGCCGCCGCCAAGAAGAGGGTCGAGAAGCAGATCGACGCGGCCGAGGAACTCCAGTCCCGGCTGGAGAAGAAGGAGAAGGAGCGGCTCGCCCAGCTGGAGCAGGAGGCCGCGGACAAGGCGCAGACCGCCTGGCTGGACACCGGCGTCCTCAAGGACGTCCACGGCAAGGCCTCCGCGCAGGGCGAGAAGGCCGTCCGGTACGCCACCGAACAGCTCGGCAAGCCGTACGTGTGGGGCGCCGAGGGTCCGGACTCCTTCGACTGCTCGGGCCTGACCTCCCAGGCCTGGGCGACGGCCGGGCACCCGGTGCCGCGCACCTCGCAGGAGCAGTGGAGGCAGCTGAAGCGCGTCGACGTGAAGGACATGCGCCCCGGCGACCTCGTCATCTACTTCTCCGACGCCAGCCATGTCGGGATGTACATCGGCGACGGCGCGATCATCCACGCCCCGCGCCCCGGGCGGACGGTGACGATCACGGGCGCCGGTTCGATGCCGATCCTGGGCGTCGTACGACCGGACGCCTGA
- a CDS encoding PP2C family protein-serine/threonine phosphatase, whose translation MPVPVPRQRAIPAVESGQAQAARAVGGPLKEEAHRDATPVNGAGATLTLLLIEDDPAGSPIVPDLLDPAGKPIRVRTARNLTEAERLLTDDVHCILLDLALPAPGGSDTDDELAVLKHVLQLAPRHAVLALTASGDAERGAEAVRVGAQDYLFRDELDGRLLSRAIRYAVERKRSDTAERRLAEGRLRAQENRRLERGLLPTPLLEGSSLRFAARYRPGRSRALLGGDFYDAVRTPDGTVHAMIGDVCGHGPDEAALGVELRIAWRALTLAGLCGDELLNTLQQVLEHERADEEIFATLCTVDIAPDGRRAGLCLAGHPAPLLARPGRPARLLPYDNNGPALGLLPGARWPRMQVELGREWSLMLYTDGLIEGRVGEGGERLGQDGMLEMIRRQLSEGLRGEELLRAAVSEVRDLNGGELTDDVAVVLLDRTR comes from the coding sequence ATGCCCGTACCCGTACCGCGGCAGAGAGCGATCCCGGCCGTGGAGAGTGGTCAGGCGCAGGCCGCCCGCGCAGTCGGCGGCCCCCTCAAGGAAGAGGCCCACCGCGACGCCACGCCCGTGAACGGCGCCGGCGCCACTCTCACCCTGCTGCTGATCGAGGACGATCCGGCCGGCTCGCCGATCGTGCCCGACCTGCTGGACCCGGCCGGCAAGCCGATCCGCGTGCGCACCGCCCGCAACCTCACCGAGGCCGAGCGGCTGCTCACCGACGACGTCCACTGCATCCTGCTCGACCTGGCACTCCCGGCGCCGGGCGGCAGCGACACCGACGACGAGCTGGCCGTGCTCAAGCACGTCCTCCAGCTCGCGCCCCGGCACGCCGTGCTCGCGCTGACCGCCTCCGGCGACGCCGAGCGCGGCGCCGAGGCCGTGCGCGTGGGCGCCCAGGACTACCTCTTCCGGGACGAGCTGGACGGCCGGCTGCTCAGCCGCGCCATCCGGTACGCGGTGGAGCGCAAGCGGTCCGACACGGCCGAGCGGCGGCTCGCCGAGGGCAGGCTGCGCGCGCAGGAGAACCGCCGCCTGGAGCGCGGCCTGCTGCCGACCCCGCTGCTGGAGGGCTCCTCGCTGCGCTTCGCCGCCCGCTACCGCCCGGGCCGCTCCCGGGCGCTGCTCGGCGGCGACTTCTACGACGCCGTGCGCACCCCGGACGGCACCGTGCACGCCATGATCGGTGACGTCTGCGGGCACGGCCCGGACGAGGCCGCGCTCGGCGTGGAGCTGCGCATCGCCTGGCGGGCGCTGACCCTGGCCGGGCTGTGCGGGGACGAGCTGCTGAACACCCTGCAGCAGGTGCTGGAGCACGAGCGCGCCGACGAGGAGATCTTCGCGACGCTGTGCACGGTGGACATCGCCCCCGACGGCCGCCGGGCGGGCCTGTGCCTGGCCGGCCACCCGGCCCCGCTGCTCGCCCGCCCGGGCCGCCCGGCGCGGCTGCTGCCCTACGACAACAACGGCCCCGCGCTCGGTCTGCTGCCCGGCGCCCGCTGGCCGCGGATGCAGGTGGAGCTGGGTCGCGAGTGGAGCCTGATGCTCTACACCGACGGCCTGATCGAGGGCCGCGTCGGTGAGGGCGGGGAGCGGCTCGGTCAGGACGGCATGCTGGAGATGATCCGCCGGCAGCTCTCGGAAGGCCTGCGCGGGGAGGAGCTGCTGCGGGCCGCGGTGAGCGAGGTGCGGGACCTCAACGGGGGTGAGCTGACCGACGACGTCGCGGTGGTGCTGCTGGATCGCACGCGGTAG
- a CDS encoding DUF2516 family protein, producing MLMLGFAGFMGILKIILMALAAFGLFDAAFRREDAFRAADKQNKVFWLIILGIALVVSYLFSILSILPIAGAVASIVYIVDVRPALQQVGGGRGWGRRRGSSSDGPYGPYNGGR from the coding sequence ATGCTGATGTTGGGCTTCGCGGGATTCATGGGCATCCTGAAGATCATTCTGATGGCCCTGGCCGCGTTCGGGCTGTTCGACGCCGCGTTCCGGCGCGAGGACGCCTTCCGCGCGGCCGACAAGCAGAACAAGGTCTTCTGGCTGATCATCCTCGGCATCGCGCTCGTGGTCAGCTACCTGTTCTCGATCCTGTCGATCCTCCCCATCGCCGGCGCGGTCGCGAGCATCGTCTACATCGTCGACGTCCGCCCCGCCCTCCAGCAGGTGGGCGGCGGCCGCGGCTGGGGCCGCCGCCGGGGAAGCAGCAGCGACGGTCCCTACGGCCCGTACAACGGGGGCCGCTAG
- a CDS encoding helix-turn-helix domain-containing protein: MASLNVGNLGDYLREQRRNAQLSLRQLADAAGVSNPYLSQIERGLRKPSAEVLQQVAKALRISAETLYVRAGILDAERDRDDVETRAVILADPSLNERQKQVLLQIYDSFRKENGFRGTEDGDGTAHQGPGYGGPTAGAGDAAGSDTDDGPRRTAG, translated from the coding sequence ATGGCATCGCTGAACGTCGGCAATCTCGGTGACTACCTGCGCGAACAGCGGCGGAACGCCCAGCTGTCGCTGCGGCAGCTCGCCGACGCCGCCGGGGTGTCCAACCCGTACCTGAGCCAGATCGAGCGCGGGCTGCGCAAGCCCAGCGCGGAGGTGCTCCAGCAGGTCGCCAAGGCCCTGCGCATCTCCGCCGAGACGCTGTACGTCCGCGCAGGCATCCTCGACGCCGAGCGGGACCGGGACGACGTGGAGACCCGGGCGGTCATCCTCGCCGACCCGTCCCTCAACGAGCGGCAGAAGCAGGTGCTGCTCCAGATCTACGACTCCTTCCGCAAGGAGAACGGATTCCGGGGCACTGAGGACGGGGACGGGACCGCGCACCAGGGGCCCGGCTACGGCGGCCCTACGGCCGGCGCCGGCGATGCCGCAGGAAGTGACACGGACGACGGTCCGCGGCGGACGGCCGGATAA
- a CDS encoding ATP-binding cassette domain-containing protein, giving the protein MDDATAQHAADSHDLIRVHGARENNLKDVSVEIPKRRLTVFTGVSGSGKSSLVFDTIAAESQRLINETYSAFVQGFMPNLSRPEVDVLDGLTTVISVDQQRMGADPRSTVGTATDANAMLRILFSRLGTPYVGPPGAFAFNVPSVSASGAIKVERGAKKAEKVTFNKVGGMCPRCEGRGSVSDLDLTQLYDDSKSINEGAFTVPGYTGGGWNSRLYAESGFFDPDKPIREFTKRELHDLLHREPTRMKIAGINMTYEGLIPRIQKSILSKDKEAMQPHVRAFVERAVTFATCPDCDGTRLAEHARTSKIRDVSIADACRMEIRDLAAWVRTLDEPSVAPLLASLQQSLDSFVEIGLGYLSLDRPAGTLSGGEAQRVKMIRHLGSSLTDVTYVFDEPTAGLHPHDIQRMNGLLLRLRDKGNTVLVVEHKPEVIAIADHVVDLGPGAGTAGGTVCFEGTVEGLRAGGTLTGRHLDDRAALKATVRRPTGALKIRDARAHNLQGVDVDIPLGVLVVVTGVAGSGKSSLVHGSIPAGEGVVSVDQAPIRGSRRSNPATYTGLLDPIRKAFAKANGVKPALFSANSEGACPTCNGAGVIYTDLAMMAGVATTCEDCEGKRFDSSVLEYRLGGRDISEVLAMPVTEAEEFFGDGEARTPAAHRILRNMADVGLGYLTLGQPLTTLSGGERQRLKLATHMADKGGVYVLDEPTTGLHLADVEQLLGLLDRLVDAGKSVIVVEHHQAVMAHADWIIDLGPGAGHDGGRVVFEGTPAELVAGRSTITGEHLAEYVGG; this is encoded by the coding sequence ATGGACGACGCCACCGCACAGCACGCCGCCGACAGTCACGACCTGATCCGTGTGCACGGCGCACGTGAGAACAACCTCAAGGACGTCAGCGTCGAGATACCCAAGCGCCGGCTCACGGTGTTCACCGGGGTCTCCGGCTCGGGCAAGAGCTCGCTGGTGTTCGACACCATCGCCGCCGAGTCGCAGCGGCTGATCAACGAGACGTACAGCGCGTTCGTCCAGGGCTTCATGCCGAACCTGTCGCGGCCCGAGGTGGACGTCCTCGACGGTCTGACCACCGTGATCAGCGTCGACCAGCAGCGGATGGGCGCCGACCCGCGCTCCACGGTCGGCACCGCCACCGACGCCAACGCGATGCTGCGCATCCTGTTCAGCCGGCTCGGCACGCCCTACGTCGGCCCGCCCGGGGCGTTCGCCTTCAACGTGCCCTCGGTCTCGGCGTCCGGCGCGATCAAGGTGGAGCGCGGCGCCAAGAAGGCGGAGAAGGTCACCTTCAACAAGGTCGGCGGCATGTGCCCGCGCTGCGAGGGCCGCGGCTCGGTCTCCGACCTCGACCTGACCCAGCTCTACGACGACAGCAAGTCGATCAACGAGGGCGCCTTCACCGTCCCCGGCTACACCGGCGGCGGCTGGAACTCCCGGCTGTACGCGGAGTCCGGCTTCTTCGACCCGGACAAGCCGATCCGCGAGTTCACGAAGAGGGAACTGCACGACCTCCTGCACCGCGAACCGACCCGGATGAAGATCGCGGGCATCAACATGACCTACGAGGGTCTGATCCCGCGCATCCAGAAGTCGATCCTGTCCAAGGACAAGGAGGCGATGCAGCCGCACGTCCGGGCGTTCGTGGAGCGTGCGGTCACCTTCGCCACCTGCCCCGACTGCGACGGCACCCGGCTCGCCGAGCACGCCCGCACCTCGAAGATCAGGGACGTCTCCATCGCGGACGCCTGCCGGATGGAGATCAGGGACCTGGCCGCATGGGTGCGCACCCTGGACGAGCCGTCGGTGGCGCCGCTGCTCGCCTCGCTGCAGCAGAGCCTCGACTCGTTCGTGGAGATCGGTCTCGGCTATCTGTCGCTGGACCGGCCCGCGGGCACGCTGTCGGGCGGTGAGGCGCAGCGCGTCAAGATGATCCGCCACCTCGGTTCGTCGCTCACCGACGTCACGTACGTCTTCGACGAGCCGACCGCGGGCCTGCACCCGCACGACATCCAGCGGATGAACGGCCTGCTGCTGCGGCTGCGGGACAAGGGCAACACGGTGCTCGTCGTGGAGCACAAGCCGGAGGTCATCGCGATCGCCGACCACGTGGTGGACCTCGGCCCGGGCGCCGGTACGGCGGGCGGCACGGTGTGCTTCGAGGGCACCGTCGAGGGGCTGCGGGCCGGCGGCACGCTCACCGGGCGGCACCTGGACGACCGGGCGGCGCTGAAGGCGACGGTCCGCAGGCCCACCGGGGCGCTGAAGATCCGCGACGCGCGGGCGCACAACCTCCAGGGCGTCGACGTCGACATCCCGCTCGGTGTGCTGGTGGTCGTCACCGGGGTCGCCGGCTCCGGCAAGAGCTCGCTGGTGCACGGGTCGATCCCGGCCGGCGAGGGCGTGGTCTCCGTCGACCAGGCGCCGATCCGCGGCTCGCGGCGCAGCAACCCGGCGACGTACACCGGGCTGCTCGACCCGATCCGCAAGGCGTTCGCCAAGGCCAACGGCGTGAAGCCGGCGCTGTTCAGCGCCAACTCCGAGGGCGCCTGCCCCACCTGCAACGGCGCCGGGGTCATCTACACGGACCTGGCGATGATGGCCGGCGTCGCCACCACCTGTGAGGACTGCGAGGGCAAGCGGTTCGACTCCTCGGTGCTGGAGTACCGGCTGGGCGGCCGGGACATCAGCGAGGTGCTGGCGATGCCGGTGACGGAGGCCGAGGAGTTCTTCGGCGACGGGGAGGCCCGTACGCCGGCCGCCCACCGGATCCTGCGGAACATGGCCGACGTGGGGCTCGGGTACCTCACCCTGGGCCAGCCGCTCACCACGCTGTCCGGCGGTGAGCGGCAGCGGCTGAAGCTGGCCACGCACATGGCCGACAAGGGCGGGGTCTACGTCCTGGACGAGCCGACCACCGGTCTCCACCTCGCCGACGTCGAGCAGCTGCTGGGCCTGCTCGACCGGCTGGTCGACGCCGGCAAGTCGGTGATCGTCGTCGAGCACCACCAGGCGGTCATGGCGCACGCCGACTGGATCATCGACCTCGGCCCCGGCGCCGGCCACGACGGCGGCCGCGTGGTCTTCGAGGGCACACCGGCCGAGCTGGTCGCGGGGCGGTCGACGATCACCGGTGAACACCTCGCGGAGTACGTCGGGGGCTGA